The following proteins are co-located in the Periplaneta americana isolate PAMFEO1 chromosome 12, P.americana_PAMFEO1_priV1, whole genome shotgun sequence genome:
- the LOC138710375 gene encoding pepsin A-like: MSRLVVYLTIAAVVAAAAEGFLRVPLQRVRRPNGDRRQISARNGDEVPLSDPQYVANIELGTPGQPIRVVLDTGSSDLWVPSSELCDSGYDCNIHHVFYPKKSKSFQQEDQPFSIQYGSGPVQGVCSSDVLQIPGLSPMKITFGLVTGEGAGILFDNTTDGILGLSYLYQSTISPSRALTNCINQPLFSFYIGQDGGEVIFGGMDSKYYHGDITYVPLLSTSLFPVSVPSLSIGDQTITNDVGIAIVDTGTTGLAVSLEACNQIEDIMQGYHCGEGAPTLTFLINNIPFPLESKFLYDENCNLQVTATDQTWILGLPFLRQYYSVFDMGNKQVGFAPAVQA; encoded by the exons ATGTCTCGTCTCGTCGTCTACCTCACCATAGCTGCAGTGGTGGCAGCGGCTGCAGAAGGCTTCCTTCG tgTTCCTCTCCAACGCGTTCGACGACCAAATGGAGACAGGAGACAGATTTCGGCCAGGAATGGGGACGAGGTACCTCTGAGTGAT CCCCAATACGTTGCCAATATCGAACTCGGAACTCCTGGCCAGCCCATCAGAGTCGTGCTGGACACTGGATCTTCTGACTTGTGGGTTCCGTCTTCGGAACTCTGCGACTCTGGTTACGACTGCA ATATCCACCACGTTTTCTACCCTAAAAAGTCGAAAAGCTTCCAACAAGAAGACCAACCATTCAGTATCCAGTATGGATCAGGCCCTGTGCAGGGCGTGTGTTCATCAGATGTTTTACAG ATTCCTGGACTTTCTCCTATGAAGATTACATTTGGTTTAGTTACTGGCGAAGGAGCAGGAATCCTATTCGACAACACCACGGATGGAATACTTGGTCTTTCATATTTATATCAATCAACAATTAGTCCTTCTAGAGCCCTTACGAACTGCATCAACCAACCCTTGTTTTCTTTCTATATAGGACA GGATGGTGGCGAAGTTATTTTTGGAGGTATGGACAGCAAGTATTACCATGGAGACATAACTTACGTCCCACTTTTGAGCACTTCATTGTTCCCAGTTTCTGTACCAAG CCTCTCAATTGGAGACCAGACTATCACCAATGATGTTGGCATTGCAATTGTGGACACAGGAACTACTGGACTCGCTGTGTCCCTAGAAGCGTGCAATCAAATAGAAGATATAATGCAGGGC TACCACTGTGGagaaggagctcccacgttgacTTTCTTGATTAATAACATTCCTTTCCCGCTGGAGAGCAAGTTCCTCTACGACGAA AACTGCAATTTGCAGGTAACAGCAACCGACCAAACCTGGATACTTGGCCTTCCATTCTTACGGCAGTATTACTCAGTCTTCGATATGGGCAACAAGCAAGTTGGGTTTGCACCTGCTGTGCAAGCATGA